One window of the Zygotorulaspora mrakii chromosome 6, complete sequence genome contains the following:
- the SCS7 gene encoding fatty acid alpha-hydroxylase (similar to Saccharomyces cerevisiae SCS7 (YMR272C); ancestral locus Anc_8.829), which translates to MPGDQSKTLELFSQEQFAKHGNADDCWVTVSKRKIYDVSKFLKENPESANLLLQHAGTDISSVLEEQNDLKDLEKLLDEKYLVGYLATMEEEKKLLSNPDHKVEVKLTKNDGDNFDSTTFVPKLPTEDKLSIATDYSQDFKKHHFLDLNKPLLPQVMFGTYTRDFYVDQIHRPRHYGQKSAPLFGNFLEPISKTSWYVIPLVWGPVVIYHFSVALKHMNPIFCVFFFGLGLFVWTLIEYGLHRFLFHLDDILPQHNIFYTLHFLLHGVHHYLPMDKYRLVMPPTLFLVLCTPFYKLVFGLLPLYVAYAGFAGGLFGYVCYDLTHYFLHHSKLPRFARKLKKYHLEHHYKNYQLGFGVTSWFWDKVFGTYLGPSSPISQMKYE; encoded by the coding sequence ATGCCTGGTGACCAGTCAAAAACGTTAGAGTTGTTCTCGCAAGAGCAGTTTGCAAAACACGGGAATGCAGATGATTGCTGGGTTACCGTTTCGAAGAGAAAGATCTACGACGTGAGCAAGTTCCTCAAAGAGAATCCAGAAAGTGCAAATCTTTTGTTGCAGCACGCCGGTACCGATATTAGTAGCGTACTGGAGGAGCAGaatgatttgaaagacTTGGAGAAATTGCTAGATGAAAAGTATTTGGTGGGGTATCTTGCTACAAtggaggaagaaaagaagcTTTTAAGCAACCCTGATCATAAGGTCGAAGTGAAGTTaaccaaaaatgatggtGATAACTTTGATTCTACGACTTTTGTACCAAAGTTGCCAACTGAAGATAAGTTGAGTATTGCCACTGATTATTCTCaggatttcaaaaagcacCACTTTTTGGACTTAAACAAGCCTTTATTGCCACAGGTGATGTTTGGCACGTATACGAGAGATTTCTATGTGGACCAGATTCATAGACCAAGACATTATGGTCAAAAATCAGCTCCTTTATTCGGAAACTTCTTAGaaccaatttcaaagacCTCCTGGTATGTTATTCCGCTTGTTTGGGGACCTGTCGTGATTTATCACTTCAGCGTGGCTCTGAAACATATGAATCCCATTTTTTgcgtcttcttcttcggcCTTGGTTTGTTCGTGTGGACTTTAATCGAGTACGGCTTGCATAGgtttttgtttcatttGGATGACATCCTACCGCAGCACAACATTTTCTATACGTTGCACTTCTTACTTCACGGTGTCCACCACTATTTGCCTATGGACAAATACCGTTTGGTCATGCCACCAACACTATTTTTGGTTCTTTGTACCCCATTCTACAAGTTAGTCTTTGGATTGCTACCATTGTATGTTGCCTATGCCGGTTTTGCTGGTGGTTTATTCGGTTATGTTTGTTACGATCTTACACATTATTTCCTCCATCATTCCAAATTACCTCGATTTGCTCGtaaattgaagaaataccACCTGGAGCACCACTACAAAAACTACCAATTGGGATTTGGCGTTACCTCCTGGTTTTGGGATAAAGTTTTTGGCACTTACCTAGGCCCAAGCTCACCAATATCGCAGATGAAATACGAGTAA
- the URA10 gene encoding orotate phosphoribosyltransferase URA10 (similar to Saccharomyces cerevisiae URA5 (YML106W) and URA10 (YMR271C); ancestral locus Anc_8.827) gives MPMVLEDYQKNFLDLAIESQALRFGTFTLKSGRTSPYFFNLGLFNTGKLLSNLATAYAIAIIQSDLKFDVIFGPAYKGIPLASIVCVKLAEIGGSKFQDVQYAFNRKEAKDHGEGGNIVGATLENKRILIIDDVMTAGTAINEAFEIIANANGKGVGSIIALDRQEVVSTDDREGLSATQSVSKRYGIPVLSIVSLTHIIAYLDGRISPEEKSAIEQYRQTYGV, from the coding sequence atgccaATGGTGCTAGAAGATTATCAGAAGAATTTCCTTGATTTGGCAATTGAGTCTCAGGCTCTAAGGTTCGGCACTTTTACCTTGAAATCAGGTAGGACATCTCCATACTTTTTTAATTTGGGATTGTTTAATACAGGTAAATTGTTGTCAAATTTAGCAACCGCTTATGCAATTGCAATAATTCAATCTGatttaaaatttgatgTTATATTTGGTCCTGCATACAAGGGTATTCCACTAGCTTCCATCGTTTGTGTAAAACTTGCAGAGATTGGTGGCTCGAAGTTTCAAGATGTTCAATATGCATTTAATAGAAAAGAGGCAAAAGACCATGGCGAAGGCGGTAATATAGTGGGCGCAACTCTCGAAAACAAGAGAATTTTAATCATTGACGATGTGATGACTGCAGGTACTGCAATCAACGAAGCGTTTGAGATCATTGCAAATGCAAATGGTAAAGGTGTTGGCTCTATCATTGCTCTTGATAGACAAGAAGTTGTCAGTACTGATGATAGGGAGGGCTTAAGCGCAACTCAAAGCGTGAGTAAAAGATATGGTATTCCAGTTCTGAGTATCGTTTCCCTAACTCATATCATAGCTTATTTAGATGGCAGAATTTCCCCGGAAGAGAAAAGTGCAATTGAACAATATCGTCAAACATATGGTGtttaa
- the TUP1 gene encoding chromatin-silencing transcriptional regulator TUP1 (similar to Saccharomyces cerevisiae TUP1 (YCR084C); ancestral locus Anc_6.363) — protein sequence MPHYSFYAIIAVLKPIYKILYKIGKKQLNLSHSICFFSTGNRSKGHRVNQAKMSSIVASSQTKLNELLEAIRLEFAQVSQEATSYRLQNQKDYDFKINQQLAEMQQIRNTVYELELTHRKMKDAYEEEINRLKIELEQRDRRLASFTVHHQQQAQQQQQHQLLHQQQAQQQQVQTAAPNTTVSGPSSFAAGSPASGTAGSQMPPQPTLPAVAATSNQSPSLAPAPAASTTAAPSTPGFSGSAAPAQTPAPSGTGNESQAQTTLQKAGTSILPSTSPLPQQEQLAKITKAEVTSKEMQKTQSKQTGSEGGDLPQEHYVVPYADRASHAKPIPPFLLDLDSQTVPSHLKKQTNDYFVLYNPALPRELDVELHCSLDHTSVVCCVRFSNDGEFLATGCNKTTQVFKVSDGTLVARLSDDAATQINEQNDDNGNGEETNNDANFAASKSASTDLYIRSVCFSPDGKFLATGAEDRLIRIWDIAQKKIVMVLQGHEQDIYSLDYFPSGDKLVSGSGDRTVRIWDLRTGQCSLTLSIEDGVTTVAVSPGDGKFIAAGSLDRAVRVWDSETGFLVERLDSENESGTGHKDSVYSVVFTRDGNGVVSGSLDRSVKLWNLRSGSNDSNTNGKPTPGTCEVTYTGHKDFVLSVATTQNDEYILSGSKDRGVLFWDTVTGNPLLMLQGHRNSVISVAVANSFPLGPQYGVFATGSGDCKARIWKYTKKENGTEGDVNQPKVKELKE from the coding sequence ATGCCGCATTATTCGTTCTACGCGATTATAGCAGTTCTAAAACCTATTTACAAAATCCTTTACaagattggaaaaaaacaattgaatttaAGCCATtccatttgttttttctcaaCAGGTAATCGAAGTAAAGGTCACCGGGTCAACCAAGCTAAGATGTCATCTATAGTTGCTAGTTCTCAAACCAAGCTGAATGAGCTACTCGAGGCCATTAGATTAGAGTTTGCGCAAGTGTCGCAAGAAGCCACTTCTTACCGTTTACAAAATCAGAAAGATTACGATTTCAAGATAAATCAGCAGTTGGCTGAGATGCAGCAGATTAGAAATACTGTTTATGAACTGGAGTTGACCCATCGAAAAATGAAGGACGCttatgaagaagagatcaaCCGATTGAAAATTGAACTCGAACAACGGGATAGACGACTAGCCTCGTTCACTGTCCACCACCAACAACAAGcgcaacagcagcagcaacatcAGCTACTCCACCAACAGCAGgcacagcagcaacagGTACAAACAGCAGCACCTAATACCACTGTATCCGGGCCTAGTTCCTTTGCCGCGGGCTCTCCTGCTTCTGGTACGGCGGGCTCACAAATGCCACCACAACCAACTCTACCGGCTGTAGCAGCTACTTCTAATCAATCACCCAGTTTGGCTCCAGCTCCAGCTGCAAGCACGACAGCAGCGCCAAGTACTCCTGGATTCAGTGGTAGCGCTGCACCCGCACAGACGCCAGCACCCAGTGGCACAGGGAATGAATCACAAGCCCAGACGACACTCCAAAAAGCAGGGACAAGTATTTTACCATCGACTTCCCCGTTACCGCAACAAGAGCAGTTGGCTAAGATCACTAAAGCAGAAGTGACTTCTAAAGAGATGCAGAAGACACAGTCGAAGCAGACAGGTTCGGAAGGCGGAGACTTACCACAAGAACATTACGTGGTTCCATATGCGGATCGTGCTAGCCACGCAAAACCGATCCCTCCCTTTTTGCTGGATTTGGATTCTCAAACCGTTCCAtctcatttgaagaaacaaacAAACGATTACTTTGTCCTATATAATCCAGCATTACCTCGTGAACTGGACGTCGAGTTGCATTGTTCATTGGACCATACTTCTGTTGTTTGTTGTGTCCGATTTAGTAATGATGGTGAATTTCTAGCTACAGGTTGCAACAAAACAACTCaagttttcaaagtttcTGATGGTACATTAGTCGCTAGACTTTCAGATGACGCCGCTACACAAATcaatgaacaaaatgatgataacGGTAACGGGGAAGAGACCAACAACGATGCAAATTTTGCAGCTTCAAAGAGCGCTTCGACAGATTTGTATATTCGATCTGTTTGTTTCTCCCCTGATGGTAAGTTTTTAGCAACAGGTGCAGAAGACAGGCTAATTAGAATTTGGGATATtgctcaaaaaaagattgtCATGGTTTTGCAGGGTCACGAACAAGATATCTATTCTTTAGATTATTTCCCATCCGGTGATAAGTTGGTGTCCGGGTCCGGTGATAGAACTGTAAGAATTTGGGATCTTCGTACAGGGCAATGTTCTTTGACACTGTCTATTGAAGATGGTGTGACCACTGTAGCAGTTTCACCAGGTGATGGTAAATTTATTGCGGCAGGATCGTTAGATCGTGCAGTACGTGTTTGGGACTCTGAGACCGGGTTTCTGGTTGAAAGATTGGATTCAGAAAACGAATCTGGTACAGGTCACAAAGATTCTGTCTATAGTGTTGTTTTCACAAGAGATGGTAATGGGGTTGTTTCTGGTTCATTAGATAGATCTGTCAAACTTTGGAATTTGCGCAGTGGTTCTAACGATAGCAATACAAATGGAAAACCAACACCAGGCACATGTGAAGTCACATACACGGGTCATAAAGATTTTGTTCTCTCTGTTGCAACGACGCAAAACGACGAATATATACTCTCAGGTTCCAAGGACCGTGGCGTATTATTTTGGGATACTGTAACCGGAAATCCATTATTGATGCTCCAGGGTCACAGAAACTCTGTTATTTCGGTAGCCGTCGCAAATAGTTTTCCATTAGGTCCTCAATACGGTGTATTCGCTACAGGTAGCGGAGACTGTAAAGCAAGAATCTGGAAATATaccaaaaaagagaatgggACGGAAGGTGATGTCAACCAGCCTAAAGTCAAAGAGTTAAAGGAATAG
- the SEC65 gene encoding RNA-binding signal recognition particle subunit SEC65 (similar to Saccharomyces cerevisiae SEC65 (YML105C); ancestral locus Anc_8.826), with protein sequence MPKIEEIDDYDDIDNLEMDLAELDPSLRTPIAPKIVPSVVRSQDQEDGRLASQDIPASNSNQVAFINPETGKVDSSTQISKEEMDEFKKFQLLYPCYFDKNRSHKEGRRAPRMLSVANPLAKTVADAVRSLGLLCIFEGEKSHPQDFGNPGRVRVLLKENGQLVSSAKAFSGGKKQLINKIGEYLIKHPTRIENLREIPYGPDFDDIEFKKIPLVGGFKMNEIVPLHSAYLMGHPMTKSIYETAAPVDTPEKQFKPPKNKYKVIRR encoded by the coding sequence ATGCCTAAGATTGAGGAAATTGACGATTAcgatgatattgataattTAGAGATGGATCTAGCTGAGCTAGATCCATCGTTAAGAACACCAATTGCTCCCAAAATTGTGCCTTCTGTGGTGAGAAGTCAAGATCAGGAGGATGGAAGACTTGCATCGCAGGACATTCCCGCAAGTAATTCGAATCAAGTTGCTTTCATAAATCCAGAAACCGGTAAAGTGGATAGCAGCACTCAGATTTCgaaggaagaaatggacgaatttaaaaaattccaattACTTTATCCATGTTATTTTGACAAGAACAGGTCACACAAGGAGGGAAGGCGTGCACCTCGCATGCTATCTGTAGCTAATCCATTGGCTAAAACTGTCGCTGATGCAGTACGCAGTCTCGGACTGCTCTGTATATTTGAAGGTGAAAAGTCACATCCCCAAGATTTTGGTAATCCTGGTAGAGTTAGGGTACTTCTCAAGGAAAATGGACAATTGGTTTCATCAGCCAAAGCATTCTCAGGAGGTAAGAAACAGCTCATCAATAAAATAGGTGAATATTTAATCAAACATCCCACcagaattgaaaacttgAGAGAAATACCATACGGACCAGATTTTGACGATATAGAGTTTAAAAAGATTCCACTTGTCGGTGGTTTTAAAATGAATGAGATCGTCCCACTGCATAGTGCTTATCTTATGGGGCATCCTATGACAAAGTCGATTTACGAAACTGCAGCACCAGTCGATACACCAGAGAAGCAATTCAAGCCTCCGAAGAATAAATACAAGGTGATAAGAAGATGA
- the ZDS1 gene encoding Zds1p (similar to Saccharomyces cerevisiae ZDS2 (YML109W) and ZDS1 (YMR273C); ancestral locus Anc_8.831) → MDSNYGTGEGIVLRGQSTNRVSLREKRKSEVLIAAKSLDNEVQNVKNLKRISIGSIDLLMDPELEYRVNATSSTSIQNKNRNSWSSGSSSGGDIEENDRPDVNDSNSGKGVALHTVQSEDSFENSFEATTAEYLDNEHGNSESEENKLVHSQELEPSPFPANRDLSGVGSLRRGAHKVPTRRPSSNRTSNSNTSSSTSLTQNLLWVPADQHPNVKPENYLELVQDTLHNIKLEDKTDHLVETNANKENLDVLDKLPADFSRKHESLVRRPSGLRKSYTEFENELDVDSEIEWQTRPRSSTDPARPISLKDITEELTKISNKAGLTDSDAVTLARTLSMSGSFGDDESLTNKSRTENTNSKLAASVNEDDEFASNMFMKHGFVIPARSSLRRSKFNTYRKRTMEGTLQSDRHTENSGNAACDPISNHKHLEMEPKVISDRSSLHVEETEQKKENVSLLTNLVESNSSITSPSAASDFQDLYDHYRQSSIDWQKEGEQKSEENAQELIEDNTCLKNVRNESRDSPQKKNDWPWMNDMESEKTSPNAKQLTENNDVKSFDDDFIKATKHSEQEFERLAPIRSNHSKNRHQPILLQKDSKPSPKKTPDNASKNKHSEESTALSNFINSSTSDKRQRLEMKFVSLFKRKGKSKSKSVSSTSKKHPHSEPKGKVSSQIGPDEAEGRELQEEMPVFSRNSKNTSKIKSESKSENRLRSVPHDYASIHKSNQDKEELPALKPAVSVASTKNDIHVSNTLVGPQSDVVIESVQELDGDDSQDTSLDQSYNMHTEPLLVEKDLKQEKSIISNPNDNHGPPAAVLPPRKLRFEDVQKPEKPNAPIQFSDSAFGFPLPMLTVSTVIMFDHRLPVNVERAIYRLSHLKLSDPKRELRQQVILSNFMYAYLNLVNHTLYMEQASQDQSMISLEEDESNAGSAYRTEHNAADGAICIPEI, encoded by the coding sequence ATGGACTCGAACTATGGTACAGGTGAAGGTATTGTGCTGAGAGGTCAAAGTACAAACCGGGTCTCCCTGCGTGAGAAGCGGAAATCAGAAGTTCTCATAGCTGCAAAATCTCTGGACAATGAGGTACAAAatgttaaaaatttgaaaagaatttcTATTGGCTCTATAGACCTTTTGATGGACCCAGAACTAGAATATAGGGTAAATGCGACAAGTAGTACCAGTATTCAGAACAAAAATCGAAATTCTTGGTCTTCAGGATCGTCATCAGGCGGGGATATCGAAGAGAATGATAGACCGGATGTAAATGATTCAAACTCTGGAAAAGGTGTTGCGTTGCATACTGTACAATCAGAGgactcttttgaaaatagtTTTGAAGCAACTACTGCGGAGTATTTGGATAACGAGCATGGCAATTCTGAAAGTGAGGAGAATAAATTGGTTCATAGTCAGGAACTGGAGCCATCTCCCTTTCCCGCGAATAGAGATCTGTCAGGCGTGGGGTCATTGAGAAGAGGCGCCCATAAGGTGCCTACTAGGAGGCCATCTTCGAATAGAACCTCTAACAGCAACACAAGTTCCAGCACATCTTTGACTCAGAACTTGCTCTGGGTCCCTGCGGACCAACATCCTAACGTTAAACCAGAGAATTACTTGGAACTTGTACAGGATACTTTGCATAACATAAAATTAGAAGATAAGACTGATCACCTGGTTGAAACCAACGCAAATAAAGAGAACCTGGATGTTTTGGATAAGTTGCCAGCAGATTTCTCAAGGAAGCATGAATCTTTAGTGCGAAGACCATCGGGCTTGAGAAAATCATATACCgagtttgaaaatgagCTAGATGTAgattctgaaattgaatggCAGACAAGGCCCCGGTCATCTACAGATCCCGCCAGACCCATTTCTTTGAAGGATATCACTGAAGAACTTACCAAGATATCAAACAAAGCGGGATTAACAGATTCGGATGCTGTTACTCTTGCAAGAACTTTGAGCATGTCCGGATCAtttggtgatgatgaatcaCTAACAAATAAGAGTCGAACAGAGAACACTAACTCGAAACTAGCCGCCAGCGTTAACgaggatgatgaatttgCATCAAACATGTTTATGAAGCATGGATTTGTGATCCCTGCCAGGTCTTCACTACGGAGAAGCAAGTTTAATACATATAGGAAAAGGACTATGGAGGGCACTCTTCAATCGGATAGACATACTGAAAATTCAGGGAATGCCGCATGTGATCCGATTTCTAATCATAAGCATCTAGAAATGGAGCCTAAAGTCATTTCAGATCGATCAAGTCTTCATGTTGAGGAAACGgagcaaaaaaaagaaaacgtTTCACTCTTGACTAATTTAGTTGAAAGTAACTCCAGTATTACATCTCCAAGCGCAGCAAGTGACTTTCAAGACTTGTATGATCATTACCGCCAGTCTAGCATAGATTGGCAGAAAGAGGGTGAACaaaaaagtgaagaaaatgcaCAGGAACTCATAGAGGACAATACATGCCTGAAAAATGTTAGAAATGAATCGAGGGACTCAccacaaaaaaaaaatgattggCCCTGGATGAATGACATGGAATCGGAAAAGACCTCTCCAAATGCCAAACAACTTACTGAAAACAATGACGTAAAAAGTTTCGATGATGACTTCATCAAGGCAACAAAACATTCAGAACAGGAATTCGAAAGACTGGCACCAATACGTAGTAATCATTCGAAGAATAGACATCAACCAATTCTACTACAGAAAGACTCTAAACCTTCCCCAAAAAAGACGCCGGACAACGCGTCGAAGAATAAACATAGCGAGGAGAGCACAGCGCTGTCCAACTTCATTAACTCCTCGACTTCTGATAAAAGACAGCGGTTGGAGATGAAGTTCGTAAGTTTATTTAAACGCAAGGGAAAAAGTAAATCAAAATCGGTTAGTAGCACAAGCAAAAAGCATCCTCATTCAGAACCAAAGGGAAAAGTGTCCTCTCAAATCGGTCCAGATGAGGCAGAAGGAAGAGAACTCCAAGAAGAAATGCCCGTTTTCAGCAGAAATTCGAAAAACACTTCGAAAATCAAGTCAGAATCAAAATCTGAGAACCGTCTCAGATCGGTTCCTCACGATTATGCATCTATTCACAAGAGTAATCAAGACAAAGAAGAACTCCCAGCTTTAAAGCCCGCTGTAAGTGTTGCAAGTACGAAGAATGACATTCACGTGAGTAATACGTTAGTGGGCCCTCAATCAGACGTAGTTATTGAATCTGTGCAGGAGTTGGATGGTGATGATTCACAAGATACAAGTTTGGATCAAAGTTACAATATGCACACGGAACCATTATTAGTCGAAAAAGATCTAAAACAAGAGAAATCGATAATTTCAAACCCAAATGACAATCATGGTCCTCCTGCTGCTGTGCTACCACCACGCAAGCTGAGATTCGAGGACGTTCAGAAACCTGAAAAGCCAAACGCTCCGATACAATTTAGCGATAGCGCATTTGGATTCCCACTACCAATGCTTACTGTCTCCACTGTAATAATGTTTGACCATCGATTACCTGTCAATGTCGAAAGAGCAATATACAGACTTAGCCATTTGAAGCTGAGCGATCCCAAGCGAGAGCTCCGGCAACAAGTAATATTGAGTAACTTCATGTATGCATACCTTAACCTGGTAAACCATACGTTATACATGGAACAAGCTTCGCAAGATCAAAGCATGATTTCACTTGAAGAGGACGAAAGCAATGCTGGAAGCGCTTACAGAACAGAACACAATGCTGCCGACGGAGCAATCTGTATACCGGAGATTTGA
- the PML39 gene encoding Pml39p (similar to Saccharomyces cerevisiae PML39 (YML107C); ancestral locus Anc_8.828) has product MDSLSHGRLQSLFGMMLRDSEGDKGRNLRMILGTPETRRIIKKWKYRTKNCERATSRNAFLPEKLQKLQPLYYNVSEIVGKEYKGLQLYSLEQALERLNSIVVGTNCVLLSWDDKWINELSLASKGWKFHSLAGETPNTLVLLCSCGRCDTKIYLDLHSTENHNNDNVQNLINERYWEDIVTKSRPSQCPWVSNQFDLSDYHLKEANLIHDITRMQGHETVHFGTSGEITHNSTPLFSQEQLFSLSEFFKCADKRKLELMLRGFIPVEGCNDAVICVRCFRKAFIGSITGSDYLNPHAPWCRYHDETKLPTMITSQLLSAKKTDDIKKRLSDLENYFESV; this is encoded by the coding sequence ATGGATTCTTTATCGCATGGCAGGCTTCAGTCTCTCTTTGGGATGATGTTGCGAGATTCGGAGGGTGATAAGGGAAGGAATCTTCGTATGATTTTAGGAACACCAGAAACGCGTAGAATCatcaagaaatggaaatatAGAACCAAGAATTGTGAACGAGCGACTTCTAGGAATGCTTTCTTGCCGGAGAAGCTTCAAAAACTCCAACCATTGTATTATAATGTTTCGGAGATTGTCGGTAAAGAATACAAAGGGTTGCAGCTATATTCACTCGAGCAGGCCTTGGAAAGACTGAACAGTATCGTTGTCGGCACAAATTGTGTCCTGCTATCATGGGATGACAAGTGGATCAACGAATTGAGTCTGGCGTCAAAGGGCTGGAAATTTCACTCGCTGGCGGGTGAAACGCCGAACACCCTTGTTCTCTTATGCAGTTGTGGCCGTTGTGATACCAAAATATACTTGGACTTACATTCAACTGAAAATCATAACAACGACAACGTTCAAAATCTCATCAACGAGAGGTACTGGGAGGATATTGTGACTAAATCGCGACCCTCGCAGTGTCCGTGGGTTTCGAATCAATTCGACCTTTCGGATTATCATCTGAAAGAAGCCAACTTGATTCATGACATAACAAGAATGCAGGGTCACGAAACCGTTCATTTCGGTACATCAGGTGAAATTACGCATAATTCAACACCTCTATTCTCGCAAGAGCAATTATTTAGTTtatcagaatttttcaaatgtgCTGACAAACGGAAGTTAGAGTTAATGCTAAGAGGTTTCATCCCGGTAGAAGGCTGCAACGATGCAGTAATATGTGTTCGATGTTTCCGCAAAGCATTCATTGGATCGATCACCGGAAGCGATTATCTGAACCCCCACGCTCCTTGGTGCAGGTATCACGACGAGACAAAACTACCAACCATGATCACAAGTCAGCTTTTATCCGCAAAGAAGACAGATGacatcaagaaaagattgTCCGACTTGGAGaattattttgaaagtgtGTAA
- the RCE1 gene encoding CAAX prenyl protease (similar to Saccharomyces cerevisiae RCE1 (YMR274C); ancestral locus Anc_8.832), with amino-acid sequence MVEFNAFWLSLYISGSYVAAIYSTTKQAEDYPSGRDDPRVIKSRIQRVCFITLINAIKIPWILHSQVEQLSYREAFLNLGLIPGYYRKGNWDITTYIHDICKGMALMAFLYVGPLLDSLLYLVFVTRGTGLKEFSDEVFSIWGLRNYFFAPFTEELFYTSMLLNTYLALKPDTGLNFRLLIWQTPLFFGLAHAHHAYELLEQGILGWPTILLNTICQTAYTTLFGTFTNYVYLRSGGNLWSCIVIHAICNYMGFPESSRLHMHFTVVKKPENIHVRRLVDLWKKCYLVLLLMGILFFKNQFDALTQSKWNLGV; translated from the coding sequence ATGGTGGAGTTCAATGCATTTTGGCTATCTTTGTACATATCTGGATCATATGTAGCTGCGATATATTCAACTACAAAGCAAGCAGAGGATTACCCAAGCGGAAGAGACGATCCGAGAGTCATCAAATCAAGAATACAGCGTGTTTGCTTTATTACTTTAATAAACGCAATCAAGATTCCATGGATTCTGCATTCGCAGGTAGAGCAGCTTTCATATCGTGAAGCGTTCCTAAACTTAGGACTAATACCAGGATATTATAGAAAAGGTAATTGGGATATCACAACATATATCCACGATATATGTAAAGGCATGGCCCTTATGGCCTTTCTATACGTAGGTCCTCTATTGGATTCTCTGCTATACCTAGTTTTTGTGACAAGAGGGACTGgtttgaaagaattcagCGATGAGGTATTCAGCATTTGGGGCCTGAGGAATTACTTCTTCGCACCGTTCACCGAGGAGCTGTTCTATACCTCCATGCTACTCAACACATATCTGGCGTTGAAACCTGACACGGGGCTGAATTTCAGGTTATTGATTTGGCAAACACCTCTCTTTTTCGGGTTGGCTCACGCTCACCATGCCTACGAACTCTTAGAACAAGGTATTTTAGGCTGGCCAACGATTCTATTGAATACGATTTGCCAAACAGCCTATACGACACTATTTGGCACCTTTACGAATTATGTCTACCTGAGATCTGGCGGAAATCTGTGGTCATGCATCGTAATTCATGCAATTTGCAACTATATGGGGTTCCCAGAGTCTTCAAGGCTCCACATGCATTTTACAGTCGTTAAGAAGCCTGAGAATATCCATGTAAGAAGACTAGTAgatctttggaaaaaatgctATCTTGTACTACTTCTTATGggaattcttttttttaagaACCAGTTCGATGCATTGACCCAGTCAAAGTGGAACTTAGGTGTGTAG
- a CDS encoding uncharacterized protein (similar to Saccharomyces cerevisiae YML108W; ancestral locus Anc_8.830): MSSADTMYRMMILLEESINDEERKEQEELSGKEVKKTHEFVEELLMPFHIDELDILNVWFDKFDKEICIENEGHIKYEITSDGLIVLILDKELEALIERVKQFVEENSS; encoded by the coding sequence ATGAGCTCTGCCGACACTATGTACAGAATGATGATTCTGCTAGAAGAATCGATAAATGACGAGGAGAGGAAAGAGCAGGAAGAACTCAGTGGTAAAGAGGTGAAAAAAACGCACGAGTTTGTTGAAGAGCTACTGATGCCATTCCATATCGATGAATTGGATATTCTGAATGTATGGTTCGATAAATTTGACAAAGAGATCTGCATAGAAAATGAAGGCCATATCAAGTACGAAATCACCAGCGATGGACTCATCGTTCTGATACTAGACAAAGAACTAGAGGCTCTGATAGAAAGGGTCAAACAGTTTGTGGAAGAAAACAGCTCATAA